The genomic interval GGCGCCCTGGGGCTGTTGCGCCGTTGACAGGTGCGTGGCCCCGCCAGACTCCACGCGAGGGCGCCGAGGGCTTCGGGGGCCCTGGGATGTGGGACGGGAAACTTGCGTCACTCCGGGGCCGTGCGACGCTCCGGACATCATGCGTGAGCCCGTCGACCACAAGCTCGCGGCCATCCTGGGTGGTGCCGCGCGTGTTGCTCGCCTGCGTTTGGGCCTGACCCAGAGCGACGTGGCCGAGCGTGTGGGCATGGCCATGGAGGTCTATAGCCGGTTGGAGCGGGGGCGAATGTTGCCTCGTACGCAAACGCTCAAGCGGCTGTGTGACGTGCTCCAGGTGTCCTCGGATACGCTGCTGGGCGTGGGCCGGGGTGGTGCCTCGGTGACGCCCGTCACGCCGCGCAAGCCGGAGCGGGAGGACTCGCTGGAGCTGCGGCGCATGACGCGCAAGCTGCGGGAGCTGCCGCCGTCCCAGCTCCGCGCCGTCTCGCGCGTGGTGAACGCCGTCGTCTCGGTGATGCCTCCGGCCACCCCAGCCAAGCCGGTCCGCGCGGTGAAGCGCCGCAAGGCGGGCTAGGGGCCTCGCCGGGGGGCTGGGAATGTGGTGGGGCCGGGTGTTGAATCGACGCGCCCCCCGACCTGGAGACGTGCCCCCCATGACGACGCTGCGCAAGGTGATGTTGGTGGACGATGAAGAGGACATTCGCGCCATCGGCAAGCTGAGTCTGGGTCGTGTCGGCAAGTGGGAGACGGTGCTGGCCGCGTCGGGGAGCGAGGCGCTCGAGAAGGCGGCCTCCGAGCAGCCGGACCTCATCCTCCTGGACGTGATGATGCCTGGCATGGACGGGCCCACGACGTTCGCGAAGCTGCGCGAGCAGCCCGCCACGGCGGCCACGCCCATCATCTTCATGACGGCGAAGGTGCAGAAGCAGGAGGTGGCCCGCTACCTGGAGCTCGGGGCGCTGGGGGTCATCGGCAAGCCGTTCGACCCCATGACGCTGCCCCAGGAGATTCGCAAGCTGGTGCCGGGATGAAGGTGACGCGCCTGTCCAAGCGCTCGGTGGCGCTGGCGGTGGGGGCGCTGCTGGTGCTGTGTGGTCTGTTCGTGGTGGGCCGCCCGTGGGAGATGGCGGAGAACGACGGCTATCGCACGCGGCTGCAGCAGCTTCGTCTCTCCAGCGCGGAGCTGGAGCAGGACGCGCTGCGCTCCCGCCTGGGGTTGCCGGAGCTGCACGGCTCGGATGCCGCCGCGTTCGAGGCGCTGAAGGCGCGCGCGGAGCTCCTGCGAGAGCTGCCGTCCTTCCTCTCCGACGAGGAGCGGCGGGTGATGCACGCCTCGCTGGAGTCGTACCTGCGCGCGCTGGAGGACAACCGCGCGTTGCTCGTGCGCTCGCGGGAAGCTCAGGCGCGGGGCGAACGGCGCGAGGCGGATGTCGCGCTGCAGGCGCTGCTGGAGCGCTCCGCCAGTGGTCAGGCCGAGCGGCTGGTCACCACCTTCCTCCAGCTCCACGAGCGGGCGCAGCAGGGCAACGAGCGCACGCGCATCGTGTTCTTCGCGGTGTCGCTGGTGCTGGGCGCGTACGTGGTGGTGGTGCTGGTGCGGCTGTCGCGGGCGTCGGCGGAGCTGGCCACGCTCAACGCGGACCTGGAGACGCGGGTGGAGGAGCGGGGGCGGGAGCTGGTGCGGGCCAGCGAGGAGCAGCGCGTCTCGGAGGCGCGCAAGGCGGCCATCCTGGAGGCGGCGCCGGACGGCATCGTCCTGGTGGATGAGGCGGGGCGGCTGCTCGAGCTCAACCCCATGGCGGAGCAGGTGTTCCGGGTGACGGCGGGGGAGGCGGTGGGGCGCGACTTCCTCTCCCTGGCGCTGCCCGCGTCGCTGCCCGCCGGCAAGCGCGAGGAGGTGGTGGCGGCGCTGCGGGTGACGTCGGGTCAGGCCACGCGCCTGGAGTCGCCGTGTCTGCGCGCCGATGGGAGCACGTTCCCCGCGGAGCTGACGTTGGCTCGGGTGCCGGGGACGGGGCCCGCGCGCTTCACCGCTTTCGTGCGCGACATCACCGAGCGCAAGGAAGTGGAGCGGATGAAGAACGAGTTCATCTCCACGGTGAGCCATGAGCTGCGCACGCCGCTCACGTCCATCCGGGGCTCGCTGGGGCTCCTGGAGGGCGGCATCGTCGGGGAGATTCCGGAAGAGGCGCTGGACATGGTGCGCATCGCGCGCACGAACACGGAGCGCCTCATCCGGCTCATCAACGACATCCTCGACCTGGAGAAGATGGAGGCGGGCAAGCTGGAGCTGAAGCTCGCGACGTTGGACGTGCATGAGCTGGTGGAGGCGACGTTCAGCGGCCTGAAGGGCGTGGCGGACGCGGCGAACGTGTCGCTGCGCGCGGTGGTGGAGGAGGCGCCCAAGGTGAAGGGCGACAGGGACAGGCTCATCCAGGTGCTGACGAACCTGGTGTCCAACGCGGTGAAGTTCTCACCCGCGGGCGCGGAGGTGACGGTGCACGCGCGGCCGGAGGGCCTGGGCCGGGTGCGCTTCAGCGTGGTGGACCGGGGACCGGGCATCTCCGAGGAGCAGCGCGGGAAGTTGTTCGCGCGCTTCCAGCAACTCGACGGTTCGGACACGCGCTCCAAGGGCGGCACGGGGTTGGGGCTGGCCATCTCCCAGGCCATCGTGAATCAGCACGGGGGCGGCATCGAGGTGGAGAGTGTGCTGGGGCAGGGCTCCACGTTCACCTTCGCGCTGGAGGCGGTGCGCTCCGCGTCGGGGGTGCATCCCGCGGTGACGGCGGCGGCGATGAGCACGTCGCGTCACTCGGTGCTGGTGGTGACGGCGGACGCGGAGCTGTCCGCGCTGTTGCGGGAGCTCTTGTCGCAAGAGGGCTACCGGGTGGTGCGGGCATCGAGCCTGGCCGAGTCCGCGAAGCTGCTGGAGGACCTGTCTCCGGACGCGGTGGTGTTGGACACGCAGATGCCGGACGGGCAGGCGCTGGAGTGGGTGCGGAGCTTGCGGGAGCGGCCTCGCACGCATGAGCTGCCGGTGGTGACGTTGTCGGGGCGTTCGCCGGGGGGCGAGGGCGTGGGCGCGGCGGTGTGGGTGGATTGGATATCGCAGCCGCTGGAGGAGGCGCGTTTGTTGAGTGCGCTCCGCCACGCGATGCGGCGGCCGGGACAGGCGCGGGTGCTGGTGGTGGATGACGACGTGGCCACGCGCCGGGTCATCTGCGCGCGGCTGGAGCGGTTGGGCGCGGTGCAGGTGTTCGAGGCCGCGGATGGAGAGAGCGCGGTGGAGCTGGCGCGCGAGACGCGGCCGGACCTCATCGTGCTGGACGTGGGGTTGCCGGGGTTGGATGGCTTCGAGGTGGTGGACATCCTGCGCCAGGGGCGGGGGAGGACCACGCCGCTCATCGTCTTCACGGGCCGGGACTTGTCGCGCGCGGACCAGCGGCAGTTGACGCTGGGGATGACGCGGCATTTGAGCAAGGCGCGCTCCTCGGAGGAGGAGCTGGTGGCCTCCGTGCGTGAGCTGCTGAATGAATTGCTGTCGCGCAAGGACGGCGAATCAGGGAGAAGGGTCGTTTCATGAATGAAGCCAAGACGCTCCTGTTCCTCGAGGACGACAAGGACCTTCAGACGCTGGTCGGCGCCTTCCTGCGGGAGAAGGGCTATCGGGTGGAGGCGGCGCGCACGGCGGCGGAGGCTCGCACGCTGCTGTCGAAGATGCCGGTGGACGCGGCCATCGTGGACGGGCTGCTGCCGGGGGTGACGGGCGCGGACTTCATTCGCGAGTTGCGCAAGACGCTGCCGGACCTGCCGGTGTTGTTCGCGTCGGCGTTCTGGAAGGACCTGAAGAGCCACGAGATGTTGACGCGGCAGTTGAAGGTCGCGCGCATCATCCACAAGCCGTACCGGCCGGAGGAGTTGTTCCTCTGGGTGAATCAGCTCTTCGCCAACAAGCTGCCGCCGCCGGCGGGGCCTCGGGCGTTGGCGGATGTGGACCCGGTGCGCGACGAGCTGGCCGCGAGCCTGGTGGCGCTCAACGCGGAGTACGGCGCGCGGTTGAAGGACAAGGTGGAGGGACTGCAGAAGCTCCTGGCCGAGGCGCGCGAGGGGAACCGCGAGTCGCTGGAGCAGGCGTCCATCATCACGCACAAGCTGCACGGCACGGCGGGCAGCTACGGGTTCTCGGAAGTGAGCCTGGCGGCGGGGCGGCTGGAGGATGCGCTGCGGACGGGGGGCGATGGGGCCCGGCTGGACTGGAGCATGGTGGACGTGGCGTTCCGCGAGCTGGCGGCGACGGCGTCCGTGCCGGTGATGCCGGTGCAAAAGGAGCCCCCTTCGGCGGTGTTGCCGACGGAGGGGGTGCTGCTGGTGGTGGACGAGGACGCGGAGTTGCTGGCGGAGGCGCAGAAGCTGGGGCGCTCGCACGTGGTGCGGGTGTTGTCCGCGCGCACGGCCGACGAGGCGCTGGAGCTGGCGCGCAAGCAGTGGGTGGATGGCGTGGTCATCCACATGCATCTGGGGGGCGAGATGGGGGGCGTGCAGGCGGCGCACCTCTTGCGTTCGGCGGAGGGGTTGGGCTCATTGCCGCTGGTCTTCACGGGGGCGAAGGGCGGGTTGGAGGAGCGGGTGGTGGCGGCGCATGCGGGGGCGTCGTTGTTCCTGCCGAGGCCGTTCACGGGGCCGGACTTCGTGGCGGCGGCGGAGCGG from Myxococcus stipitatus carries:
- a CDS encoding response regulator; this translates as MKVTRLSKRSVALAVGALLVLCGLFVVGRPWEMAENDGYRTRLQQLRLSSAELEQDALRSRLGLPELHGSDAAAFEALKARAELLRELPSFLSDEERRVMHASLESYLRALEDNRALLVRSREAQARGERREADVALQALLERSASGQAERLVTTFLQLHERAQQGNERTRIVFFAVSLVLGAYVVVVLVRLSRASAELATLNADLETRVEERGRELVRASEEQRVSEARKAAILEAAPDGIVLVDEAGRLLELNPMAEQVFRVTAGEAVGRDFLSLALPASLPAGKREEVVAALRVTSGQATRLESPCLRADGSTFPAELTLARVPGTGPARFTAFVRDITERKEVERMKNEFISTVSHELRTPLTSIRGSLGLLEGGIVGEIPEEALDMVRIARTNTERLIRLINDILDLEKMEAGKLELKLATLDVHELVEATFSGLKGVADAANVSLRAVVEEAPKVKGDRDRLIQVLTNLVSNAVKFSPAGAEVTVHARPEGLGRVRFSVVDRGPGISEEQRGKLFARFQQLDGSDTRSKGGTGLGLAISQAIVNQHGGGIEVESVLGQGSTFTFALEAVRSASGVHPAVTAAAMSTSRHSVLVVTADAELSALLRELLSQEGYRVVRASSLAESAKLLEDLSPDAVVLDTQMPDGQALEWVRSLRERPRTHELPVVTLSGRSPGGEGVGAAVWVDWISQPLEEARLLSALRHAMRRPGQARVLVVDDDVATRRVICARLERLGAVQVFEAADGESAVELARETRPDLIVLDVGLPGLDGFEVVDILRQGRGRTTPLIVFTGRDLSRADQRQLTLGMTRHLSKARSSEEELVASVRELLNELLSRKDGESGRRVVS
- a CDS encoding response regulator, which translates into the protein MNEAKTLLFLEDDKDLQTLVGAFLREKGYRVEAARTAAEARTLLSKMPVDAAIVDGLLPGVTGADFIRELRKTLPDLPVLFASAFWKDLKSHEMLTRQLKVARIIHKPYRPEELFLWVNQLFANKLPPPAGPRALADVDPVRDELAASLVALNAEYGARLKDKVEGLQKLLAEAREGNRESLEQASIITHKLHGTAGSYGFSEVSLAAGRLEDALRTGGDGARLDWSMVDVAFRELAATASVPVMPVQKEPPSAVLPTEGVLLVVDEDAELLAEAQKLGRSHVVRVLSARTADEALELARKQWVDGVVIHMHLGGEMGGVQAAHLLRSAEGLGSLPLVFTGAKGGLEERVVAAHAGASLFLPRPFTGPDFVAAAERMVAARRPERARVLVVDDDPEAISALVHALASEQVEVVGLGDAHRLMEALAEHRPDLLLLDVQMPGPSGFDLCRILRSTPTWQDLPVLLITAHLGLEFRLAAFQAGADDYISKPVLKEELRARVQARLERARLSKERVERDALTGLLTRKPFIEGMRARLSEARRQHRSLALCFLDVDHFKQVNDRYGHLAGDRVLARLGRLLGSRFRREDVRGRWGGEELVVGLLGETAASAQAILSRTMAEVAQMTFDGDGGESFRVTLSVGIAEAPVDGGSLEDLLRAADVRLHRAKSNGRNRIEV
- a CDS encoding helix-turn-helix transcriptional regulator, giving the protein MREPVDHKLAAILGGAARVARLRLGLTQSDVAERVGMAMEVYSRLERGRMLPRTQTLKRLCDVLQVSSDTLLGVGRGGASVTPVTPRKPEREDSLELRRMTRKLRELPPSQLRAVSRVVNAVVSVMPPATPAKPVRAVKRRKAG
- a CDS encoding response regulator, which gives rise to MTTLRKVMLVDDEEDIRAIGKLSLGRVGKWETVLAASGSEALEKAASEQPDLILLDVMMPGMDGPTTFAKLREQPATAATPIIFMTAKVQKQEVARYLELGALGVIGKPFDPMTLPQEIRKLVPG